A region from the Kribbella shirazensis genome encodes:
- a CDS encoding helix-turn-helix transcriptional regulator: MSETSARLLALLSLLQARRDWPGALLADRLEVSARTVRRDVDRLRDLGYPVRATKGPDGGYRLDAGADLPPLLFDDDQAIAVAVALQTATSTVTGIEEGALRALATVRQVMPARLRQRVDALQVTTVDRYADRRTTVDSEQLIAIGTAVRAREVLRFDYASPGAPADEWLPPRKVEPHHLVTWGGRWYLIGWDLDRNDWRTFRVDRMTPKTPTGPRFSPRELPAPDVATYISSRFRGTDQNPCRGEAILQAKASDIAQWAGRGAFVEEVTPTSCRLVLSAWSWTGLAATFGMFECDLELVGPPELKDAAAQLAARYQEAVS, encoded by the coding sequence ATGTCCGAAACCTCTGCTCGACTCCTGGCGCTGCTGTCGCTGCTGCAGGCGCGACGGGACTGGCCGGGTGCTCTGCTCGCCGATCGGCTCGAGGTCAGTGCGCGGACGGTCCGCCGCGACGTCGACCGGCTGCGCGACCTCGGCTACCCGGTGCGCGCGACGAAAGGCCCCGACGGCGGTTACCGGCTCGACGCGGGGGCCGACCTGCCGCCGCTGCTGTTCGACGACGACCAGGCGATCGCGGTCGCGGTCGCGTTGCAGACCGCGACGAGTACGGTTACCGGGATCGAGGAGGGCGCGTTGCGGGCGCTCGCCACGGTCCGTCAGGTGATGCCCGCGCGGCTGCGCCAACGGGTCGACGCCCTGCAGGTCACCACGGTCGATCGCTACGCCGACCGCCGTACCACGGTCGACTCCGAGCAACTGATCGCGATCGGTACGGCGGTGCGCGCCCGTGAGGTACTGCGGTTCGACTACGCGTCACCTGGTGCGCCGGCGGACGAGTGGTTGCCGCCGCGGAAGGTGGAGCCGCATCACCTGGTGACGTGGGGCGGGCGGTGGTACCTGATCGGATGGGACCTGGACCGCAACGACTGGCGGACGTTCCGGGTGGACCGGATGACGCCGAAGACGCCGACGGGACCGCGCTTCAGTCCGCGCGAACTGCCGGCGCCGGACGTCGCGACGTACATCTCCAGCCGTTTCCGCGGGACGGATCAGAACCCGTGCCGCGGTGAGGCGATCCTGCAGGCGAAGGCGTCGGACATCGCGCAATGGGCCGGGCGGGGAGCGTTCGTCGAGGAGGTCACGCCGACGAGTTGCCGGCTCGTACTGAGCGCGTGGTCGTGGACCGGGCTCGCCGCGACGTTCGGGATGTTCGAATGCGATCTGGAGCTGGTCGGACCGCCGGAGTTGAAGGACGCCGCTGCGCAGTTGGCCGCGCGCTACCAGGAGGCCGTGTCATGA
- a CDS encoding YdeI/OmpD-associated family protein has protein sequence MSTELIVADAVAWHAWLQEHHTENDGVWLVLAKKNVITPTSLRYDEALEEALCHGWIDGQRRGRDEQTFVQRYTPRRARSMWSKRNVDLIARLEREGRMYAAGRAEVERAKTDGRWDKAYGGASTLEVPDDLAAALAAEPKAQAMFEILTSANRFGVIYQVNEAKRPETRVRRIARFVEQLARGETLYPQKRTL, from the coding sequence ATGAGTACCGAACTGATCGTCGCGGATGCGGTCGCCTGGCACGCCTGGCTCCAGGAGCATCACACGGAGAACGACGGTGTCTGGCTGGTGCTCGCCAAGAAGAACGTGATCACGCCGACGAGCCTCAGGTACGACGAGGCGCTCGAGGAAGCCCTGTGCCACGGGTGGATCGACGGGCAGCGGCGCGGGCGCGACGAGCAGACGTTCGTCCAGCGGTACACACCGCGGCGCGCGCGGAGCATGTGGTCGAAGCGGAACGTGGACCTGATCGCGCGGCTGGAGCGGGAGGGCCGGATGTACGCCGCCGGACGCGCCGAGGTCGAGCGAGCGAAGACCGACGGCCGATGGGACAAGGCGTACGGCGGGGCGAGCACGCTCGAGGTCCCGGATGATCTGGCGGCGGCGCTGGCCGCGGAGCCGAAGGCGCAGGCGATGTTCGAGATTCTGACCAGTGCCAACCGGTTCGGGGTGATCTACCAAGTGAACGAGGCGAAACGTCCCGAGACCCGGGTGCGCCGGATCGCGCGGTTCGTCGAGCAACTGGCGCGCGGCGAGACCCTCTACCCGCAGAAGCGAACGCTCTAG
- a CDS encoding phytanoyl-CoA dioxygenase family protein translates to MTLTRPELETDYTLGRSALAHFREHGFVKLKNVLSPETIAEFEPEITGKVIELNTQQLPLEERDTYGKAFLQVTNLWQDSERVLEFVSSPRLARIAAQLLGVQSVRLYHDQALYKESGGGVTPWHADQYYWPFATDRCVTVWIPLQETPMEMGPLSFAAGSHTFEYGRDLPISDESERVLQETLAEQNFPEVSEPYQLGEVSYHLGWTFHHAPPNTTDIPRRVMTVIYVDASMEITTPVNDNQVADLAAWMPGNQPGDTISSPLNPILY, encoded by the coding sequence ATGACTCTGACCCGCCCGGAGCTGGAGACCGACTACACCCTTGGCCGGTCCGCTCTCGCGCACTTCCGCGAGCACGGTTTCGTGAAGCTGAAGAACGTGCTCAGCCCCGAGACGATCGCGGAGTTCGAGCCGGAGATCACCGGCAAGGTGATCGAATTGAACACGCAGCAGCTTCCGCTGGAGGAGCGTGACACGTACGGCAAGGCGTTCCTGCAGGTGACGAACCTGTGGCAGGACAGCGAGCGCGTACTGGAGTTCGTGTCGTCGCCGCGGCTGGCGCGGATCGCGGCGCAACTGCTCGGCGTGCAGTCGGTGCGGCTGTACCACGACCAGGCGCTGTACAAGGAGTCCGGCGGCGGCGTCACCCCGTGGCACGCAGACCAGTACTACTGGCCGTTCGCCACCGACCGCTGCGTGACGGTCTGGATCCCGTTGCAGGAAACGCCGATGGAGATGGGGCCGTTGTCGTTCGCGGCCGGCAGCCACACCTTCGAGTACGGACGCGACCTGCCGATCAGTGACGAGTCCGAGCGCGTCCTGCAGGAGACGCTGGCCGAGCAGAACTTCCCGGAGGTCTCCGAGCCGTACCAGCTCGGCGAGGTCAGCTATCACCTCGGCTGGACGTTCCACCACGCGCCGCCGAACACGACCGATATCCCGCGCCGGGTGATGACGGTGATCTACGTCGACGCCTCGATGGAGATCACCACGCCGGTGAACGACAACCAGGTGGCGGACCTGGCCGCCTGGATGCCCGGCAACCAGCCCGGCGACACGATCTCCTCTCCCCTCAACCCGATCCTGTACTGA
- a CDS encoding alpha/beta fold hydrolase, which produces MHGGPGSGAGAGWRRYFDPARYKVVLVDQRNCGRSTPDAAEPDVDLRTNTTGHLIADFEQLREQLGISKWLLLGASWGATLGLAYAEQHPEAISEVVLFSVTNTSRREVEWVTRDMGRIFPEEWARFRDGVPEDQRGGNLALAYSRLLHDPDPAVREKAARDWCDWEDTHVRTHPDWRPDSAYDDPVFRLRFARLVTHYWGHAAWLEEGVLVREAGRLAGIPGVLIHGKLDISGPPDIAWLMAQAWPDAELYLVEQEGHGAGGSRTQDLILQALDRFAVQP; this is translated from the coding sequence ATGCACGGTGGCCCAGGGTCCGGCGCCGGCGCCGGGTGGCGGCGGTACTTCGATCCCGCCAGGTACAAGGTGGTCCTCGTCGACCAGCGCAACTGCGGACGGAGCACACCTGATGCGGCCGAGCCGGACGTGGATCTCAGAACCAACACCACCGGGCACCTGATCGCGGACTTCGAGCAACTCCGGGAGCAGCTCGGTATCTCGAAGTGGCTGCTCCTGGGCGCGTCCTGGGGCGCGACGCTCGGGCTCGCGTACGCCGAGCAGCACCCGGAGGCGATCTCGGAGGTCGTCCTGTTCAGCGTCACGAATACCTCCCGCCGCGAGGTCGAGTGGGTCACCCGCGACATGGGCCGGATCTTTCCCGAGGAATGGGCCCGCTTCCGCGACGGCGTACCGGAGGATCAGCGGGGCGGCAATCTCGCGCTCGCCTACAGCCGCCTGTTGCACGACCCCGACCCCGCCGTACGTGAGAAGGCCGCACGCGACTGGTGCGACTGGGAGGACACCCATGTCCGCACGCATCCCGACTGGCGACCGGACTCGGCGTACGACGATCCTGTGTTCCGGCTGCGGTTCGCGCGGCTCGTGACGCACTACTGGGGGCATGCGGCCTGGCTGGAGGAAGGCGTTCTGGTGCGCGAGGCGGGCAGGCTCGCCGGGATTCCCGGGGTACTGATCCACGGCAAGCTCGACATCAGCGGCCCGCCTGACATCGCGTGGCTGATGGCCCAGGCGTGGCCGGACGCCGAGCTGTATCTGGTCGAGCAGGAGGGCCACGGCGCAGGAGGTTCGCGCACCCAGGACCTCATCCTGCAGGCACTGGACCGCTTCGCAGTACAGCCCTGA
- a CDS encoding UbiA family prenyltransferase, whose protein sequence is MSTDVQVRGPRVRDVIAVGRPAFWVVSIVPYYTGILLATHRLIPPFEEWPRLIVGAVVMGPLVWLAVLAVNDAYDLPSDRLNPRKAKSPLLDGRITLRAAKRLAFAAAVAAVGLSLHVGIVFALGVLLAVLLGYAYSVPPVRLKTRAGFDVAVNALALGAFGPLAGWAAINPDLSDFPWLMGLQGTLAAVGLYLPTTLADLDADRAAGYQTIAVRFGARTTYLIGYGAWIAAAALSVILAATGTIIPRSMLPLEVVMVPVLIAAYRKLIGPHQSFKGIITLATLFLLPCATFALTYTGVL, encoded by the coding sequence GTGAGCACGGACGTGCAGGTACGGGGACCGCGGGTCCGGGATGTGATCGCGGTGGGCCGGCCGGCGTTCTGGGTGGTCTCGATCGTCCCGTACTACACGGGGATCCTGCTCGCGACCCATCGGCTGATCCCACCGTTCGAGGAGTGGCCGCGGCTGATCGTCGGGGCCGTCGTGATGGGACCGCTCGTCTGGCTCGCCGTGCTCGCGGTCAACGACGCGTACGACCTGCCGAGCGATCGGCTCAACCCGCGCAAGGCCAAGTCGCCGCTGCTGGACGGGCGGATCACGCTGCGAGCAGCGAAGCGACTGGCCTTCGCAGCTGCGGTCGCGGCGGTCGGACTGAGCCTGCATGTCGGGATCGTGTTCGCGCTGGGCGTCCTCCTGGCCGTACTGCTCGGGTACGCGTACTCCGTCCCGCCGGTCCGGCTGAAGACCCGCGCCGGCTTCGACGTCGCGGTCAACGCGCTGGCGCTGGGCGCTTTCGGGCCGTTGGCCGGCTGGGCGGCGATCAACCCGGACCTGAGCGACTTCCCGTGGCTGATGGGCCTGCAGGGAACGCTGGCCGCCGTCGGGCTCTACCTCCCCACCACACTCGCCGACCTGGACGCGGACCGCGCCGCCGGGTACCAGACCATCGCGGTCCGCTTCGGCGCGCGGACGACGTACCTGATCGGGTACGGCGCCTGGATCGCGGCAGCCGCACTGTCGGTGATCCTCGCGGCCACCGGGACGATCATCCCGCGCAGCATGCTCCCGCTCGAGGTCGTGATGGTCCCGGTCCTGATCGCCGCGTACCGCAAACTCATCGGCCCCCACCAGTCCTTCAAGGGCATCATCACCCTCGCCACCCTCTTCCTACTCCCCTGCGCCACCTTCGCCCTGACGTACACCGGAGTGCTCTAG
- a CDS encoding helix-turn-helix transcriptional regulator — MERDELADFLRRRRAAIRPAEAGLTESPRRRTNGLRREEVAMLAGMSVDYVVRLEQGRSSQPSTQLLAALARALRLSDDERNHLFHLAGHQPPPADGVARLARSGLIRMLDLLGDTAAMVLSDLGEVLAQNRMSVLLAGDQTNLSGDRRYLVHRWFVEADGRDGCPPEDRDHQSRQLVADLRAVAGRRAGDATVTGLVDRLQAASDEFRALWSDHEVAVRRGDRKTVLHPEVGRLVMDCETLMTPDQGQLLLVLTPADVESRDRLDLLRVLGTQEFPTGTSQTS; from the coding sequence ATGGAACGTGACGAGCTCGCCGACTTCCTGCGCCGGCGCCGCGCGGCGATCCGCCCCGCCGAGGCCGGCCTGACCGAGAGCCCGCGGCGGCGGACGAACGGCCTGCGCCGCGAAGAGGTCGCCATGCTGGCGGGGATGTCGGTGGACTACGTCGTACGCCTCGAACAGGGCCGAAGCAGTCAGCCGTCGACGCAACTGCTCGCGGCGCTGGCGCGGGCGCTGCGGTTGTCCGACGACGAGCGCAACCACCTGTTTCATCTGGCGGGGCACCAGCCACCGCCCGCCGACGGCGTCGCGCGGCTGGCACGGTCCGGCCTGATCCGGATGCTCGACCTGCTCGGCGACACCGCGGCGATGGTGCTCTCCGACCTCGGGGAGGTTCTCGCCCAGAACCGGATGTCGGTACTGCTGGCCGGCGACCAGACGAACCTCTCCGGCGACCGGCGTTATCTCGTCCACCGCTGGTTCGTCGAGGCCGACGGTCGCGACGGCTGCCCTCCCGAGGACAGGGACCACCAGTCGCGTCAACTGGTTGCCGACCTGCGCGCGGTGGCAGGGCGGCGCGCGGGCGATGCCACGGTCACCGGGTTGGTCGACCGGCTGCAGGCGGCGAGCGACGAGTTCCGAGCGTTGTGGTCCGATCACGAGGTCGCGGTACGCCGTGGCGATCGCAAGACCGTGCTGCACCCCGAAGTCGGTCGCCTGGTGATGGACTGCGAAACCCTGATGACGCCCGACCAGGGCCAACTGCTGCTGGTCCTCACCCCCGCCGATGTCGAGAGCCGGGACCGCCTCGACCTGCTCCGGGTCCTGGGCACCCAGGAGTTCCCCACCGGCACATCGCAGACATCGTGA
- a CDS encoding aldo/keto reductase: MQTRTLGKTGPTASALGLGAMAMSGAYGESDRAESIATVHAALDAGVTLVDTADFYGMGHNELLLAEALRGRPRDSYQLSVKFGMLAGPGLQYFGVDGRPAAVKTFLAHSLTRLGTDYIDIYRPARRDPDVPIEETVGAIKDLVDAGYVRHIGLSEVDAETIRRAHAVHPIADLQVEYSLVSRAVEPEVLPTLRELGIGMTAYGVLSRGLISGHWTAGHSAGPGDHRAASPRFTGENVDHNLALVDALRTVADAKGCTVAQLAIAWVAAQGDDIVPLVGARSRRRLSEALPAVDVHLTSDDLAAVEQAVPRGAARGDRYPAAFMSSLGVGN, encoded by the coding sequence GTGCAGACACGAACGCTCGGCAAGACCGGACCCACCGCCTCCGCGCTCGGCCTCGGCGCCATGGCGATGTCGGGCGCGTACGGCGAGTCCGATCGCGCCGAGAGCATCGCCACCGTGCACGCCGCACTGGATGCCGGCGTCACCCTCGTCGACACCGCCGATTTCTACGGGATGGGCCACAACGAGCTGCTGCTCGCCGAAGCGCTGCGGGGGCGGCCGCGGGACAGCTATCAGCTGAGCGTGAAATTCGGCATGCTCGCCGGTCCCGGACTGCAGTACTTCGGGGTCGACGGGCGTCCCGCGGCGGTGAAGACGTTCCTCGCGCACTCCCTCACGCGACTCGGCACCGACTACATCGACATCTACCGCCCGGCGCGGCGCGATCCCGACGTGCCGATCGAGGAGACGGTGGGCGCGATCAAGGACCTGGTCGACGCGGGGTACGTCCGGCACATCGGACTGTCCGAGGTCGACGCCGAGACGATCCGCCGGGCGCATGCCGTGCACCCGATCGCCGACCTGCAGGTCGAGTACTCACTGGTCTCGCGCGCGGTCGAGCCGGAGGTGCTGCCGACGCTCCGCGAGCTGGGCATCGGGATGACGGCGTACGGCGTACTCAGCCGCGGACTGATCTCCGGCCACTGGACCGCGGGTCACAGTGCGGGACCCGGGGACCACCGTGCCGCCAGCCCGCGCTTCACCGGCGAGAACGTCGACCACAACCTCGCACTCGTCGACGCCCTCCGCACGGTGGCCGACGCCAAGGGCTGCACGGTTGCCCAGCTGGCGATCGCGTGGGTGGCTGCTCAGGGCGACGACATCGTCCCGCTGGTCGGCGCCCGCTCCCGTCGACGTCTGAGCGAGGCACTTCCCGCGGTCGACGTCCACCTCACGTCCGACGATCTCGCGGCCGTCGAACAGGCCGTTCCCCGGGGAGCCGCCCGCGGCGACCGCTACCCGGCCGCCTTCATGTCCAGCCTCGGTGTCGGCAACTGA
- a CDS encoding virginiamycin B lyase, which translates to MSVSEFAVDGAPYGVVAAGGEVWTTLVHTGLVATVSGRIFDLDAPQSRPSVIVDGPDDAVWFTRNGDDRIGRIGYDGVVSAVELAGAPYGLCVGPDGALWCTLMSTDAIGRITVDGHVSTYPIGTTGAFPGMITAYAGDLWFTLNQANAIGRMTTSGEVTTYPLPTPAAGPVGISAGPDGVWFTELLVSRAGRITVDGKIEEFALPADSKPHAAAATPDGGCWLTLWAGSALTRLDADGNITDEFPLGKDSEPHGLTLDADNSIWVALETGSLAQLRP; encoded by the coding sequence GTGTCAGTCAGTGAATTCGCGGTCGACGGCGCGCCGTACGGCGTGGTCGCGGCCGGCGGTGAGGTGTGGACGACCCTCGTCCACACCGGCCTCGTCGCGACCGTCTCGGGCCGGATCTTCGACCTCGACGCACCGCAGTCGCGCCCGAGCGTGATTGTCGACGGACCGGACGACGCCGTCTGGTTCACCCGGAACGGCGACGACCGGATCGGGCGGATCGGGTACGACGGTGTGGTGTCGGCGGTCGAGCTCGCCGGAGCGCCGTACGGACTGTGCGTCGGGCCCGACGGTGCGCTGTGGTGCACGCTGATGAGCACCGACGCGATCGGGCGGATCACGGTGGACGGCCACGTGTCGACGTACCCGATCGGGACGACGGGCGCGTTTCCGGGGATGATCACGGCGTACGCCGGCGACCTGTGGTTCACGCTCAACCAGGCCAACGCGATCGGGCGGATGACGACGAGCGGCGAGGTCACCACCTATCCCCTGCCGACGCCTGCGGCCGGTCCGGTGGGAATCAGCGCGGGTCCCGACGGCGTCTGGTTCACCGAGCTGCTCGTGAGTCGTGCCGGGCGAATCACGGTCGACGGGAAGATCGAGGAATTCGCTCTTCCTGCCGACTCCAAGCCGCACGCCGCAGCCGCGACGCCCGACGGCGGGTGCTGGCTCACGCTGTGGGCAGGAAGTGCCCTGACGCGATTGGATGCCGACGGCAACATCACCGACGAGTTCCCACTGGGCAAGGACTCCGAGCCGCACGGCCTGACTCTCGACGCTGACAACTCGATCTGGGTGGCGCTGGAAACCGGCTCCTTGGCTCAGCTTCGACCATGA
- a CDS encoding ABC-F family ATP-binding cassette domain-containing protein: protein MSTQLSLHDVTKSYDHRPVLDRVTCAFPPGQVSGLIGENGSGKSTLLRILAGLEPATDGTVNAAGSIGFLAQDNPLPLELDVQALADHALADLRRIEARLRELEDLLAEGQVDVLGEYGELQTVFELREGYDADARFARATYGLGLSTLPGDRRLSELSGGELARLHLAAVLASSPEILLLDEPTNHLDVSAATWLEDHLRSRRGTTVVVSHDRAFLERVASTLFEVDGDTHRVTRYGNGFQGYLHEKAAERARMEQARQQWEDDVAELRVLVRTTADRVAYGRPMTDRNKVAYDRKTGRVNEAERSKIRNAKERLRRLEEDPPPVPAKPLRFTASIRTTGAPAGLDAVGVAVADRLQPMSLDVSAGGRVLITGPNGVGKSTLLAVLAGTLPPDSGYVDRSGRIGYLQQDVEEARPDDTLRQALARHPGAAPLGLFRQEQLQTRVGALSTGQRRRLALARVLTTPYDVLLLDEPTNHLSLVLVEELEEALDRYAGALVVVSHDRRFISRWRGTLVELKENTCVSQ from the coding sequence ATGTCTACCCAGCTGTCCCTGCACGACGTCACCAAGTCCTACGACCACCGTCCGGTCCTCGACCGGGTCACCTGCGCCTTCCCGCCGGGACAGGTCAGCGGCCTGATCGGCGAGAACGGCTCCGGCAAGTCGACCCTGCTCCGGATCCTGGCCGGTCTCGAGCCCGCCACCGACGGCACGGTGAACGCCGCCGGCAGCATCGGGTTCCTGGCGCAGGACAACCCGCTGCCACTCGAGCTCGACGTCCAGGCGCTGGCCGATCACGCCCTCGCCGACCTGCGCCGGATCGAGGCACGGCTGCGCGAACTCGAAGACCTCCTCGCCGAGGGACAGGTCGACGTCCTGGGCGAGTACGGCGAGTTGCAGACCGTCTTCGAGCTCCGGGAGGGGTACGACGCCGACGCCCGCTTCGCCCGTGCGACGTACGGGCTCGGGCTGTCCACGCTGCCCGGCGATCGGCGCCTGTCCGAACTGTCCGGCGGCGAGCTCGCGCGGCTGCACCTGGCCGCGGTACTCGCGTCGTCACCGGAGATCCTGCTCCTCGACGAGCCGACGAACCACCTGGACGTCTCAGCCGCGACCTGGCTGGAGGACCACCTGCGGTCCCGGCGCGGTACGACGGTCGTCGTGTCACATGATCGTGCCTTTCTGGAGCGGGTCGCCTCCACGCTCTTCGAGGTCGACGGCGACACGCATCGAGTGACGCGGTACGGCAACGGCTTCCAGGGCTACCTGCACGAGAAGGCGGCGGAGCGGGCTCGGATGGAGCAGGCTCGGCAGCAATGGGAGGACGACGTCGCGGAGCTGCGCGTGCTCGTCCGCACCACGGCCGACCGGGTCGCGTACGGACGCCCGATGACGGACAGGAACAAGGTCGCGTACGACCGGAAGACCGGCCGCGTCAACGAGGCGGAGCGCAGCAAGATCCGCAACGCGAAGGAGCGGCTGCGCCGGTTGGAGGAGGACCCGCCACCGGTGCCGGCGAAGCCGCTCCGCTTCACCGCCTCGATCCGCACGACGGGTGCGCCCGCCGGACTGGACGCGGTCGGCGTCGCGGTCGCGGATCGACTGCAGCCGATGTCGCTCGACGTATCCGCTGGTGGTCGCGTCCTGATCACCGGGCCGAACGGAGTCGGCAAGTCGACATTGCTGGCCGTCCTCGCCGGAACGCTCCCACCGGATTCCGGGTACGTCGACCGGAGCGGGAGGATCGGCTACCTCCAGCAGGACGTGGAGGAAGCGCGACCGGACGACACCCTGCGTCAGGCCCTCGCACGCCATCCGGGCGCGGCGCCCCTCGGACTGTTCCGCCAGGAGCAGCTGCAGACGCGGGTCGGCGCGTTGTCGACGGGCCAACGCCGACGTCTCGCGCTGGCACGAGTACTGACCACGCCGTACGACGTACTCCTGCTGGACGAACCGACCAACCACCTGTCGCTCGTCCTGGTGGAGGAACTCGAGGAAGCGCTGGACCGGTACGCCGGTGCGCTCGTCGTCGTCAGCCACGACCGCCGCTTCATCTCCCGCTGGCGCGGGACCCTCGTCGAACTGAAGGAGAACACCTGTGTCAGTCAGTGA
- a CDS encoding TetR/AcrR family transcriptional regulator, producing the protein MTDAVRARRPGGRTARVRSDVLAAVEAELAEHGYDGLTIDAVAARSGVHRTTLYRRWKTVAGLLVDLLAAGADDSWEPADTGSLEGDLIAVNREVHAALTARPSITQAVIAASFRTTEAAEALTRFWEDRYARTALVVERAVARGEIPAGVDAHQLLLTATAPLYHQLVLLRKPMSRSEADHHARVAAASVR; encoded by the coding sequence ATGACCGATGCGGTGCGCGCAAGGAGGCCGGGAGGACGGACGGCCAGGGTGCGGTCGGACGTGCTCGCGGCGGTCGAGGCAGAGCTGGCCGAGCACGGGTACGACGGCCTCACGATCGACGCGGTCGCGGCGCGCTCCGGCGTTCACCGGACGACGCTGTACCGGCGCTGGAAGACCGTGGCCGGCCTGCTGGTCGACCTCCTCGCGGCCGGTGCCGACGACTCCTGGGAGCCGGCCGACACCGGCTCGCTGGAGGGCGACCTGATCGCGGTCAACCGTGAGGTCCACGCCGCGCTCACGGCCCGCCCGTCGATCACCCAGGCGGTGATCGCCGCGTCGTTCCGTACGACGGAAGCGGCCGAGGCACTGACCCGCTTCTGGGAGGACCGCTACGCGCGCACCGCACTCGTCGTCGAGCGGGCCGTGGCGCGCGGCGAGATCCCGGCAGGCGTGGACGCGCATCAGCTCCTGCTCACCGCGACCGCGCCGCTGTACCACCAGCTGGTCCTGCTCCGGAAGCCGATGTCTCGGTCCGAGGCCGATCACCACGCGCGGGTCGCGGCGGCGTCGGTGCGCTAA
- a CDS encoding VOC family protein, whose translation MSITLHALSVDAKDPAGLARFWAGLLGWERADGNELLPDEKTPFRLRFLPSDVEKDRANQIHFHLTSETPEHQQETVARALELGGRHLDIGQRPEEGHIVLADPEGNEFCVIEAGNKFLADTAFFGEVASDGTREVGYFWSKALDWPLVWDQNEETAIQAPTGGPKVAWGGGPVAPKAPKNRIHLDLVVPAGDDVDAEVERLIALGATRLESGQEGAAAIPMADLDGNEFCILTAPRE comes from the coding sequence ATGAGCATCACGCTGCACGCACTGTCGGTCGATGCGAAGGATCCGGCCGGGCTGGCGCGGTTCTGGGCCGGCCTTCTCGGTTGGGAGCGGGCCGACGGGAACGAGCTGTTGCCCGACGAGAAGACCCCCTTCCGGCTGCGGTTCCTGCCGAGCGACGTCGAGAAGGATCGTGCGAACCAGATCCACTTCCACCTGACCAGCGAGACGCCCGAGCACCAGCAGGAGACGGTGGCGCGGGCGCTCGAGCTCGGGGGCCGGCACCTCGACATCGGGCAGCGGCCGGAGGAAGGACATATCGTCCTCGCGGATCCGGAAGGCAACGAGTTCTGTGTGATCGAGGCGGGGAACAAGTTCCTCGCTGACACCGCGTTCTTCGGCGAGGTGGCCTCGGACGGCACGCGGGAGGTCGGGTACTTCTGGAGCAAGGCGCTCGACTGGCCGCTGGTCTGGGACCAGAACGAGGAGACCGCGATCCAGGCGCCGACGGGCGGACCGAAGGTCGCCTGGGGCGGCGGGCCGGTCGCCCCGAAAGCACCGAAGAACCGGATACACCTCGACCTCGTCGTGCCCGCCGGCGACGACGTGGACGCCGAGGTGGAGCGGCTGATCGCGCTCGGTGCGACCCGGCTCGAGAGCGGCCAGGAAGGCGCCGCCGCGATCCCGATGGCCGACCTGGACGGCAACGAGTTCTGCATCCTGACCGCACCGCGAGAGTAG